Within the Elusimicrobiota bacterium genome, the region GCGTCTGAAAATTTTTGTCGGGGTAGTATATGCGAACATGCGGTTTAATATATTTATCTTTGATAGATAAAAAAGAACAAAATATCCTAAGTAGACGAATAGTAAATAATATCCTATATTTAGGACCTTAAATAAAAATTGCGGTATATTTAAATGTCCCGGCAATAGCATTATAACAACCGTAAAGCTGATAGTTGTAAAATGGTGTATTAAAATCACATATAAGAAACCCGTCTGTATTGATTTTTTAGGGCAGAATGCAATACATCTCTGACAATTTTCGCATTTGAATGTCCAGAATGGTTTGGGATCTTTCCCTTTAGGTTCTATGGCATTTAACGGACAATTGTTCCAGCATATTCCGCAGGAATTACAGTTGAAGTCGGCAAACATTATTTTTGAAAGGGTAAACCTGCCGATAAAAAGGTAAGCCAGGCTGAGAGGAAAAAGTATTATGCCTAAAAATATCGATATCCATCCTCTATATATTCTCTTTCCGCCGATAATTTCCTCAAGGTTTTTGATTGTTTTTATTTTGGCTTTTTCTGTAAACCAGTTTGTATTTTCCGGTTTTAATCCCCAGTGAACCTGAAGCCAGTTTGACGGCATATCAACGGCGAAGAATCCTCTTATATCGTATCCTTTTAAAAACAGTATTAGCGAGATAATCAATG harbors:
- a CDS encoding EFR1 family ferrodoxin (N-terminal region resembles flavodoxins. C-terminal ferrodoxin region binds two 4Fe-4S clusters.) encodes the protein NSYRIAKWTQEYFSKSNFNTFISSITDKNSINNIKNDKSFSIGFFFPTHGFIAPFSVIKFAISLPRKRNAKAIIVATRAGWMIGKRHLPGVEGTGPLIISLILFLKGYDIRGFFAVDMPSNWLQVHWGLKPENTNWFTEKAKIKTIKNLEEIIGGKRIYRGWISIFLGIILFPLSLAYLFIGRFTLSKIMFADFNCNSCGICWNNCPLNAIEPKGKDPKPFWTFKCENCQRCIAFCPKKSIQTGFLYVILIHHFTTISFTVVIMLLPGHLNIPQFLFKVLNIGYYLLFVYLGYFVLFYLSKINILNRMFAYTTPTKIFRRYHEPVTTLTELSSR